Proteins from one Impatiens glandulifera chromosome 2, dImpGla2.1, whole genome shotgun sequence genomic window:
- the LOC124926254 gene encoding uncharacterized protein LOC124926254, producing the protein MNKKREVKWSWLSAFVGAASATAATAIILGKPKDPDFELVSIDFKSFNLNLPHLDADVILTVHVNNPNIVPIRHSSAEMSISYAGSFLGAAMIDAGSQPPRSCRLLKLPAKLSGLELAHQAARFIGDVRKREMVLEAGVDLEGYARVLWWDHKFKVRVDSLITVDPLFLDVIEQENKSKMQIFLA; encoded by the coding sequence ATGAACAAAAAAAGAGAGGTAAAATGGAGCTGGTTATCAGCCTTTGTTGGGGCAGCTTCGGCTACAGCAGCGACGGCGATAATCTTGGGTAAACCCAAAGACCCAGATTTCGAACTGGTATCTATCGACTTTAAATCCTTCAATCTTAATCTTCCTCACCTCGATGCCGATGTAATCCTCACTGTTCATGTCAACAACCCTAACATTGTACCTATTCGTCACTCCTCGGCCGAGATGTCCATATCTTACGCCGGCTCCTTCCTTGGCGCCGCTATGATAGACGCGGGTTCTCAGCCGCCCAGATCGTGCCGGCTTCTGAAGCTGCCGGCAAAGCTGAGCGGGCTGGAATTGGCGCACCAAGCAGCTCGGTTCATAGGGGATGTTCGTAAACGGGAGATGGTTCTAGAAGCGGGGGTTGATTTGGAGGGATATGCCAGAGTATTGTGGTGGGATCATAAGTTCAAAGTGAGGGTGGATAGTCTTATCACTGTTGATCCTCTTTTTTTGGATGTCATTGAACAGGAAAACAAGTCCAAGATGCAAATCTTTCTTGCTTGA